The genomic segment AAGACGTAAGCTTGTAGAGATACGATGGGGTAAGTCCCAAAAAAATAGCTGCCTCCTCTGAAGAAAGAATAGTTTTAACTGCGATGTTTAATTTGGAAATACTATTCTCGATTTGGAATAACTTTTCCTCGATTTGGAAATTGCTCATGATTTTCTTTGTTTAAAATTATGAAGCAAAGGAAACTATAAGCAATAGAAAAAAAATAAGATTCCCAAACGTAACGCAGTATTACCTAAAATTACTTTTTTTTTCAGTTTTAAGACTGTCTTTAAAGTCTGAAATGTTTTTTGAAGTCAACTTTCCTTTCTTTATTTTATCTAAATTGAAATTTTCGTGTATCCAATATATTAATTTTTCATTACTTTTAATAGCTTCAAAACTACCATCAACAATAAAATTTAAGACAGCCAAATATTCAATTATAGACAGTTTTGTCTCTAGTTTATTATTATCTAAAAACACTATTTTTTCATTTACTTTTTGACCCTTAAGCATATTCCTGAAGTCGTCTTCAATACAAAAAATTCCATAACTGTTTTTTAAGTAATTGTACTTATTCAGAATTTCACTATCAGAAATAGATGCGGGTATGATTGAACGATTTTGAACATTTTGGAGAAGTTTACTAGAACGATTATCGCTTGAATTACTTATCGAAGAGTTTGTCTTTGAACTTTTATTTGGATTATACATAATATCACCCATTTCTATATGTTTATCATTAACTACAATAGTATCAGCATAGTCAGTATTTCGTTCAAAAGTAGTGTTCTCTGTTTCACATTTATAAATTGATTTACTTAATTCTTTTTTTCGGCTAGAAATCAAAAGGGTATTGAAAATTATAAAAATAACAAACCCTACAAAATGTATATACTTATTTGAACTTTGATTCATAAAAAATAGGGCCACTATAAATAGGGCTACGAATGAAATGCAAAAC from the Flavobacterium ammonificans genome contains:
- a CDS encoding helix-turn-helix domain-containing protein, which gives rise to MSNFQIEEKLFQIENSISKLNIAVKTILSSEEAAIFLGLTPSYLYKLTSSRKIKFYKPLGKLNYFKKEDLEQFLLQNPSDSSDKLESEIFNHWKK